Within Porites lutea chromosome 2, jaPorLute2.1, whole genome shotgun sequence, the genomic segment TTGCCTTCCACGCAAACCAAAGTACGACAAGTACGACGACGGCAATCAAAACTCAGGATATATGTTTGGCACTGAATATGAGATTAATGATTACAGTGGGTCTGTTTTGAAGAGCAATCTTCATGATCACGAGGTGCCTTGTGCTGTCTGCTTTGTCAAGTCACGTGGCTCAATGCTGATGATCCCTGCACAGAATGACTGTCCATATGGATGGACCGAGGAGTATCATGGGTACCTGATGACTGCATATTACGATCATGCGAACCAAAAGGATTACGTCTGTGTCGACAAAGACCCAGATTATATTCTAGGGACCAAGGAAAGCAAGGATGGTGCTTTGCTGTACCACGTGGAAGGACAATGTGGCTCACTTCCGTGTCTTCCATATGTTAATCATCGAGAGCTGACATGCGCTGTTTGCACCAAGTGAGAATAAGCTTTCCAGGAAGCCAGACACATTCAAAGAAACTCTACAGACTAAAACCTCTTAATTGTAGAGTTCAGTAAAGACAACATCGTTCATAAAGGACGTTTTAGTTCAATAACAACTGTATGAGTTCAGAAAATGTCACACACATCAATGTATCTTTATTTGGATCCCTTACGTGACAAGGTAGGGGAAGGGGATCTTCACGGGTATATGTATAAacttttgttattaataataataataataattttttttctgttcttcaCTTTACGGGGGGCTTGATTGTATTGCTCCAACATCCTGCTGGTGTAGTTTTGTGGCAATTGGTATATATCAGTAGGTGTAGCTCAGCAAAGCTTCCATTGTTGCAAGATATATGGCGGTTTATTATAGTAGTTAAGCATCAAacttcaggggcggatctagggggagggtgcagggggtgcgcagcCCCC encodes:
- the LOC140928381 gene encoding short-chain collagen C4-like; this encodes MLHNSFFVFTIGKTGKKGNDGAQGPPGQTGEKGDKGNGVSGVNYVRWGRIECPGNATLVYSGMMGGENHNHQGGGANYLCLPRKPKYDKYDDGNQNSGYMFGTEYEINDYSGSVLKSNLHDHEVPCAVCFVKSRGSMLMIPAQNDCPYGWTEEYHGYLMTAYYDHANQKDYVCVDKDPDYILGTKESKDGALLYHVEGQCGSLPCLPYVNHRELTCAVCTK